Proteins encoded by one window of Catharus ustulatus isolate bCatUst1 chromosome Z, bCatUst1.pri.v2, whole genome shotgun sequence:
- the TMEM267 gene encoding transmembrane protein 267, with protein MVFVMASETEKAHALLQTFSTASVISSLGLGIFCFVADRLLQFSFIQQNDWLRALSDNAVHGILGMWSWAIVIGLRKKSDFTEVTLAGFLASVIDVDHFFLAGSLSLKAALTLPRRPLLHCSTVIPVVALTLKFIMQLFRLKDSWCFLPWMLFISWTSHHVRDGIRHGLWICPFGKTPPLPYWLYVAITASLPHLCSFIMYLTGTRELMSIKHGIRIDV; from the exons ATGGTTTTTGTCATGGCATCTGAGACTGAAAAGGCCCACGCTCTTCTCCAGACTTTCAGCACAGCATCAGTTATTTCCAGTCTAGGTTTGGGGATATTCTGCTTTGTAGCAGATAGACTTCTGCAGTTTTCCTTCATTCAGCAAAATGACTGGCTCCGAGCCTTATCTGATAATGCGGTGCATGGTATACTGGGGATGTGGTCCTGGGCAATAGTGATTGGACTCAGGAAGAAAAGTGACTTCACTGAGGTCACCCTGGCTGGCTTCCTTGCCTCTGTCATTGATGTGGACCACTTCTTTCTTGCTGGATCTCTGTCATTAAAG gCTGCTCTAACTCTTCCACGGAGACCACTTCTTCATTGTTCTACTGTGATTCCTGTGGTGGCTCTGACATTAAAGTTCATCATGCAGCTTTTCAGGCTTAAGGACTCTTGGTGCTTTCTTCCCTGGATGTTGTTCATATCCTGGACTTCTCATCATGTCCGTGACGGGATTCGTCATGGCCTCTGGATCTGCCCATTTGGAAAAACTCCTCCCTTGCCATATTGGCTGTATGTGGCAATTACAGCATCTTTACCTCATCTATGTTCATTTATTATGTATTTAACGGGCACTAGAGAATTAATGTCTATAAAACATGGAATCCGCATTGATGTATAG